Genomic window (Phycisphaeraceae bacterium):
CTTGCGCTGATGGATGCTGGCGTGCCGATCAAGGCAACGTGTGCGGGTATCTCTGTTGGTATGTTCAGTGACGAGAACAAGACGATGTATGTCACTGATATCCTCGGCGAAGAGGACTTCTTTGGCGACATGGACTTCAAGGTCTCTGGCACACGCGAGGGCATCACGGGTATTCAGCTTGACCTGAAGGCGCGCGGTCTTGTGATCAACCAGATCACAGAGATCTTTGAGCAGGCTCGCGTTGCGCGTCTGCAGATCATCGACATCATGGAAGGCATTATCCCTGCACCTCGCAACGATATTGCAGACCACGCGCCGCGCGTACGCACAGTCAACATTGATCCGGACAAGATCGGAAAGCTCATTGGGCCAGGTGGCAAGACCATTCGCAGTTTGCAGGATGACTTTGGTGTCGGCATCGACGTGGAAGAAGATGGCACTGTGCTTGTCTCATCGTCGAATCGTGAATCACTCGAGTCAGCAGTTGCTGCGATCGAAGCGATGTGCGCCACGGTCAAGGTTGGTTCGATCTATAGCGGCAAGGTTGTCAGCACAAAGGACTTTGGTGCCTTCATAGAGATCGGACCGGGTACTGACGGTATGTGCCACATCTCTGAACTCGCCGATGGTTATGTGAAGAATGTTGGTGACATCGTGAAGATCGGTGATGAGGTTCGTGTGAAGGTCATCAATGTCGATCCGACCGGTCGCATCAAGCTTTCGATCAAGCAGGCGATGGCGGAGGAGGCTGAACCCGTTGCTTCTGGTGAGTGAGAGTTTGTCAAAATTCGATAAATGTGCATAGCCTGTCGGTTTTTCCCCCGTTTTTGGCATTCTGCACTAAGGATTTTTCACAATTCTGTCCTTTTCACCGCGTTCAGGTCGCACTGGGCGCGGTCTTTTTGTTATGCTCCGATAAACTCTGCCGATACCAGACCAATGTCCCGTCTGTTCGAGGGGTCTTTAGTGCGCGTTGTTCCCGCTCTCGTGCCGGAACCAACGTTGAAAGGGCTGACATCGTTCGGCCTTCGTGGAGGAACGTTGACGATGAGCAATCAACCAGTACCGGGAGACCGGCTCAATACAGAAGGCGCTGTCAAGTGGTTCGATTCCCGGAAGGGATTCGGCTTTATTGTTGGGCCCAACGGTGAAGATATCTTCGTGCATTACTCCGTTATTCAGGGCGACGGATTCAAGGCACTTGATGATGGCACGCAAGTCAAGTATGAAGCCGAGTTCACACCAAAGGGATGGCGAGCTACAGCTGTATCGCTCAGCGGTGGAGCGACTGACTCCTCGCCTGAGGTCGTGGTTCGGCCGCAACACCAGCGAACGCCATCGCGTTGACCTTCTAAATAACTTCTGCTGCTGTGGTTCGCCTTTGTCAAGCCACGCTGCTATGTTCGCCTGCGATGGGTGATGTGTTCATAACTCTTGGCATCATTTCTGCAACATTGCCGACATGGGCAGTTGCTGCGTTCTCAGCTCTTGTTGGCGTGGTTGTGACTGCGCTTGCTGCCAGATGGATCGTTTTGCGCCAGTTCCGCATGGTTCGGCTTGCAGAGCGGCGTGCCTTGCGTGCAGAACGCATGGCCGAACTCGGAGCAATGGCTGGTGGGCTAGCACACGAGATCAAGAATCCGCTGTCGACTATTGGTCTTAACGCGGAGTTGCTGACCGAATCAATCAGTGACCTGAATGTTTCTGATGAGGACAAGCAGCGATTGATTCGAAGGATCGGCTCACTTGGTCGTGAGGTTGATCGATTGCGTGGGATCCTGTCGGATTTTCTCGATTATGCTGGAGAGATCAGGCTCGATCAGTCGCCGGTGAATCTGAATGATCTTCTCGAGGAACTTGTTGACTTTTTCCACCCGCAAGCTGCCAAACTCGGTATCACGTTGCGTGCAGATCCATACACATCGCCTGTGGTTGCGCATGTTGATTCAAGACATATCAAACAAGCGGTGCTCAATTTGATGTTAAACGCGGCGCAGGCGATGGAGCAGTATCCAAGATTGCCATCGCAAGAGGCGACATCTCGGCGAGCCAACGAGTTGATTCTGCGTGTACGTCCTGCGCGTGGCGATCACGATGAAGAGGTTGCTGAGATCCATGTGATTGATACGGGTCCCGGAATTGAGCCAGAGCAGGTAAAGCGTATTTTTCAACCTTACTTTACGACCAAGTCTGGCGGCAGTGGGCTGGGTCTTCCAACATCGCGCCGACTGGTCGAAGCGCACGGCGGGCAGTTATCAGTCATTGCAGAGCCAGGCATGGGATCAGACTTCGTTTTGACAATACCATGTCGTCCGAATACTGAGGACGAAGCGTCAACCTCCTCCTGATCCATTGGTTTTTTGCTGCAATTTCCGGTTCTTCTGGTATTATCAGTTTGTACGGTTATTCCGTGTGTGCCGGTTGTATTGGCACGTGCGCAGTGCCGTAGAGAGAGGTGTATGTATGAAGAAGAATCAAATGATTGCTGGCGTGTGTGCTGTTGTCGGTCTTGCGATGTTCGCGCATGCGCAGGGCGTGCAGACGTTTCGTGGCGGAAAAGTTGGTCCGGATCGCTCATCGTGCTGCCACATGACAGCGCGTGTGCATCACAACTGTGACGGGTACAGCCCGTGCTGCCAGTATGTTGCGCCGTTATCAAAGTCTGTGTGCGATGCAGCTGCGCAGTATGGCAATAAGGCCGATCCAAAGCAGACCATTGTTGTTGGTCGCGGTGTGCATTGGTTCGAGATCAGTCCGTGGGAGCCTGCACATCCACTGCTCGGCAAGCACATTGAACGCCAGCGTCTTGAGTGGCTTCGTTGCCACGGGTTTGTGGGTGGCATCAAGACCGTGACGAACCCGGGTGTAACCGAGGAACCCGAAACAACGGCATCAAGCGATGCGGCTTTTCAAAGTGGTGTGATCGTGACTCCAGCGGTGCAGGACACGGTTGAGAAGAAGGGCGCTGAGAAAGAGAAGATTCAGCCCCGCGCTATCTTCCGCGTTCCCGAGGGAGTATCGCGCGAAACCCCAACATTCCGCGTCTAACTGTCAACCAGAGAATACATGAACCCATAATCGGCGTGGCTGGTGCAACGCCGATTGTTGCTTTGCTAGCATTCAGTGATGCAAGGCTCGTTGTTTGATCCATCCCGCATGCGCGGACCCGAAAAGCCCGCTCAGGAACAACCTGAAAACGATGCGTTGACTGTGTCTCAACTGGCGGGCCGGATCGAGCGTGCGATCGAGGTAGGCCTTCCAGCCCAGGTGTCGGTTCAGGGTGAGATCAGTGGCGTTCGAGTCCGCACGCATACGTACTTCGATCTGAAGGACGAGAAAGCCGCGCTCTCGTGCGTGATGTTCCGATCCAAGGTGCAGCGGAGCAGGCGAGTGATTGAGGATGGCCAGCACGTGGTTGTGCTCGGACAGGTAACGTACTACGCGAAGCAGGGGCGGGTGTCCTTTGTTGTCGATTCGATCCAGCCTGTCGGCAGGGGCATGAGAGAAGCTCAGCTTCGAGCCTTGTGCGATGAACTTCGATCGCTTGGATGGTTTGATGAATCACAGAAGCGCACACTCCCGGTATTCCCGCGAAACATCGCAGTTGTAACCAGCCACAGCGCAGCTGCACTTGCTGACGTGCGGGTGACACTCAACAAACGTTGTCCAGCGATCGGTGTGTATCTGTTTGACACGCTGGTGCAGGGAGAACGTGCGAGCGAGCAGATCATCGGACAGATTCGACATGCATCCTCACGTGCAGATGAACTCGGCATTGATGCGATCCTTGTGACCCGCGGCGGTGGATCGGCAGATGATCTTTGGTGCTTCAATGATCGTGAGGTTGCACGAGCGATCGTTGAAGCGGGTGTCCCCGTAGTTGCAGCGATTGGGCACGAGACGGATGGCACTATTGCAGAGCTTGTTGCCGATCGTCGAGCAGCGACGCCAACACAAGCTGCGATGCTGCTGTCACCGGATCGCGATGCCCTGACAGACCAGATTGGATTTTTGAACAAGCGTCTCGAATCGCAGGTGGCACATCATCTTGACTGGGAGCATCGGCGTATTAATACGTTTGTTGATCGAATGCACTCATGCATTTATGCGACTGTGCATACCCGGTCTCTTCGATGTGCAAAGCTGGAGTCTCGATTGCATCAGGCGCACAAGCGTTCAAGTCCTGAGGCGATCGGGGAACGCATCGGGCGACTAGAGATGCGCATGGAGTTAGTTGTCGAGCATCATATTGGTGACGCTGTATCCGATTGTAGAACGCTTGCTCATCGACTCGAAAGCCGTATGCGGTCGATACTTGTGCGTGAAGCGAGACGGGTGGAGTCACTTGAGCAGAGGCTGCATCAGTCCAGTGTTGCTGGGCTGCTCGCACGTGGTTTTTCTCTTACGACGGACACATCCGGTCGTATTGTGCGGTCCTCGGACAAGGTGCATGTTGGCGAGCAGATCGTGAGTGTGCTGGCTGATGGGCAGATCACATCGACTGTTAACAAAGCAGAGTGAAATACCTCCGATCCGACCCCCAAGGAACTGGAGGCTGAACGGTTGCACAGCCGTTGTAAGGTGATCGATGGAGATGCAGCCTGACAATTCCGCTGATACCCGTGTGTGCGCGTGCCACGCGTGCGGGCTGGTGCAGACTGCGCCAGCGGCTCTTGCATCCCGCTTGCGATGCTGTCGTTGCTCACGCAGACTCGATCGGCCTCGATCTGATGCGACAAGCCAGTGGGCTGCTGCACTCTGCGTGACGGCTCTCCTCCTGTATATTCCTGCCATGTCGTTGCCCATTTTGGAGGTGGAACGATTCGGTCATCGACACAGCTCCACAATTTGGTCCGGCATTGTTGAGTTAATGGCTGAGAATGAAACCGGCATCGCACTCATCGTACTGT
Coding sequences:
- a CDS encoding cold shock domain-containing protein; the encoded protein is MSNQPVPGDRLNTEGAVKWFDSRKGFGFIVGPNGEDIFVHYSVIQGDGFKALDDGTQVKYEAEFTPKGWRATAVSLSGGATDSSPEVVVRPQHQRTPSR
- a CDS encoding HAMP domain-containing histidine kinase, with protein sequence MGDVFITLGIISATLPTWAVAAFSALVGVVVTALAARWIVLRQFRMVRLAERRALRAERMAELGAMAGGLAHEIKNPLSTIGLNAELLTESISDLNVSDEDKQRLIRRIGSLGREVDRLRGILSDFLDYAGEIRLDQSPVNLNDLLEELVDFFHPQAAKLGITLRADPYTSPVVAHVDSRHIKQAVLNLMLNAAQAMEQYPRLPSQEATSRRANELILRVRPARGDHDEEVAEIHVIDTGPGIEPEQVKRIFQPYFTTKSGGSGLGLPTSRRLVEAHGGQLSVIAEPGMGSDFVLTIPCRPNTEDEASTSS
- the xseA gene encoding exodeoxyribonuclease VII large subunit, translated to MRGPEKPAQEQPENDALTVSQLAGRIERAIEVGLPAQVSVQGEISGVRVRTHTYFDLKDEKAALSCVMFRSKVQRSRRVIEDGQHVVVLGQVTYYAKQGRVSFVVDSIQPVGRGMREAQLRALCDELRSLGWFDESQKRTLPVFPRNIAVVTSHSAAALADVRVTLNKRCPAIGVYLFDTLVQGERASEQIIGQIRHASSRADELGIDAILVTRGGGSADDLWCFNDREVARAIVEAGVPVVAAIGHETDGTIAELVADRRAATPTQAAMLLSPDRDALTDQIGFLNKRLESQVAHHLDWEHRRINTFVDRMHSCIYATVHTRSLRCAKLESRLHQAHKRSSPEAIGERIGRLEMRMELVVEHHIGDAVSDCRTLAHRLESRMRSILVREARRVESLEQRLHQSSVAGLLARGFSLTTDTSGRIVRSSDKVHVGEQIVSVLADGQITSTVNKAE
- a CDS encoding paraquat-inducible protein A, yielding MQPDNSADTRVCACHACGLVQTAPAALASRLRCCRCSRRLDRPRSDATSQWAAALCVTALLLYIPAMSLPILEVERFGHRHSSTIWSGIVELMAENETGIALIVLFSSIVAPIGKLLAMLFVTLGHPLAGPRPRAIAFRVVEWLGRWGMVDVLLVAVLVAAVKLGSVIEVKAGAGAITYASVVVCSLLASAVYHPHTIWQREDHSA